The proteins below come from a single Accipiter gentilis chromosome W, bAccGen1.1, whole genome shotgun sequence genomic window:
- the LOC126035382 gene encoding transmembrane protein 267-like: protein MVFAMASETEKAHALLQTFSTASVISSLGLGIFCFVADRLLQFSFIQQNDWLRAFSDNAVHGILGMWSWAIVIGLRKKSDCTEVTLAGFLASIIDVDYFFLAGSLSLKAALILPLRPLHCSTVIPVAALTLKFIMHLFRLKDSWCFLPWMLFISWTSHHVRDGIHHGLWICPFGKTPPLPYWLHVAITASLPHLCSFIMYLTGTRELMSTKHGIHIDV from the exons ATGGTTTTTGCCATGGCATCTGAGACTGAAAAGGCCCATGCTCTTCTCCAAACTTTCAGCACAGCTTCAGTTATTTCTAGTCTAGGTTTGGGAATATTCTGCTTTGTAGCAGACAGACTTCTGCAGTTTTCCTTCATTCAGCAAAATGACTGGCTCCGAGCCTTCTCTGATAATGCAGTGCATGGTATACTAGGAATGTGGTCCTGGGCAATAGTGATTGGACTCAGGAAGAAAAGTGATTGCACTGAAGTCACTCTGGCTGGCTTCCTTGCCTCTATCATTGATGTGGACTACTTCTTTCTTGCTGGCTCCCTGTCATTAAAG gctgctctgATTCTTCCACTGAGACCACTTCATTGTTCTACTGTGATTCCTGTTGCGGCTCTGACATTAAAGTTTATTATGCACCTTTTCAGGCTTAAGGACTCATGGTGCTTTCTTCCCTGGATGTTGTTCATATCCTGGACTTCTCATCATGTCCGTGATGGGATTCATCATGGCCTCTGGATCTGCCCATTTGGAAAAACTCCTCCTTTGCCATATTGGCTGCATGTGGCAATTACAGCATCTTTACCTCATCTATGTtcatttattatgtatttaaCAGGCACTAGAGAATTAATGTCTACAAAACATGGAATCCACATTGATGTATAA
- the LOC126035320 gene encoding uncharacterized protein LOC126035320, with the protein MCIPPPLQQTTTIVIAPIVKRKQWTRRSTDPYHRLVREEEEEERLDLEAGPLIKKLEERVRELKQEAETTWSLTSSELWDLRKDYSCQPGERIAAWLLQCWDNGADSQQLEGKEAQQLGSLARNRGIERGIGKEAAICSLWSRLLSSVRARYPFKEDLVNSSEKWTTADEGIQYLRELAVVEVIYSDLDDEEVSKDPEDVLCTRTMWRKVIQGAPGSYSNSLAAMYCPDMETPTVEKVSSWLQNFEENLCVSSSLQDSALAVRDAPRNQSSPAPVRGKGSPRCMPRGTLWFFLRDQGEDMRKWDGEPTFKLEARVRELRGKTAVKKGSPKKKAVSVVAVEAQESTQRSSRPRRTETTFLDSGEGTSGLVPQGSDSEYSDEEQQ; encoded by the coding sequence atgtgcattcctccgccgctccaacaaacaACAACTatagtaattgccccaatagtgaaaaggaaacagtggacaaggagatcaacggatccataccatcgattagtgagggaagaagaagaagaggaaaggcttgatctagaagctggtcctttgataaagaaattggaggaaagagtgagggaacttaaacaggaagcggAAACTACctggtccctgacgtcctcagaactttgggacttgcggaaagattacagctgccagccaggtgagcggattgctgcctggctgctccaatgctgggataatggggctgatagtcagcaactggaaggcaaggaagcccaacagctgggatccctcgctagaaaccggggaattgagagaggaattggaaaagaggcagcaatttgcagtctctggagccggctcctctcaagtgtgagggcaagatatccattcaaggaagatcttgtcaattcctcagaaaagtggactaccgcagatgaaggcatccagtacctgagagagttagcagtggtggaagtcatctacagtgatctggatgatgaggaagtctccaaagatccagaggatgttcTGTGCACACGGAccatgtggagaaaggtgattcaaggtgccccagggtcgtattctaacagcttggcagcaatgtattgcccagatatggaaacacctactgtggagaaagtgtcgtcttggctccaaaactttgaggaaaatctctgtgtctcctcatccctacaggacagtgccttggctgttagggatgctccaagaaatcagtcctctcctgccccggtcagagggaaagggagcccaaggtgtatgccacgtggtacactctggttcttcctgcgtgaccaaggggaggacatgaggaagtgggatggtgaacccacctttaagctggaagcccgtgtacgtgaactgagagggaagacagctgttaagaaggggtcacccaagaagaaggctgtcagtgtcgttgctgtagaggcccaagaaagcactcagcgatcctccaggcctagaagaactgaaactactttccttgattctggtgaggggacttctggtctggtaccgcaaggatcggacagtgaatattctgatgaggaacagcaatag